In a single window of the Subtercola sp. PAMC28395 genome:
- a CDS encoding bifunctional 2-polyprenyl-6-hydroxyphenol methylase/3-demethylubiquinol 3-O-methyltransferase UbiG has protein sequence MSTSAPAALTPTHVPTFGSGGGDPYARALRGEGRLHLVRQGAVAGNAATASATSTDNTTTTTTATTTTLDIARWRANADATDMSLIEEGTGPLLDIGCGPGRMVRAASGVGYRALGIDVSQAAIDLASSSGASVLRASVFDELPLEGRWMTALLVDGNIGIGGDPSRLLARCAQLLAPAGCVLVEVENDHAADSRFDCTVTSDDGHTSDAFPWAEIGSHALAHRSVGAGLRMVESWSRDGRTFCRLAPAV, from the coding sequence GTGAGCACCTCAGCTCCGGCAGCACTCACGCCGACCCACGTGCCCACTTTCGGCTCCGGCGGTGGTGACCCCTATGCGAGAGCGCTCCGAGGCGAGGGACGCCTTCACCTGGTGCGACAGGGAGCCGTCGCTGGAAATGCAGCCACCGCGTCCGCGACTTCGACTGACAACACCACCACAACCACCACCGCCACCACCACAACCCTGGACATCGCCCGCTGGCGGGCAAACGCCGACGCCACCGACATGAGTCTCATCGAAGAGGGCACGGGGCCACTCCTCGATATCGGCTGTGGCCCTGGCCGGATGGTGCGGGCCGCGTCGGGCGTCGGCTACCGCGCCCTCGGCATCGACGTCTCGCAGGCGGCAATCGACCTCGCCTCGAGTTCAGGGGCTTCCGTTCTGAGGGCCAGCGTCTTCGACGAGCTTCCACTCGAAGGCAGATGGATGACCGCCCTCCTCGTCGACGGCAACATCGGCATCGGCGGCGACCCCTCGCGCCTGCTCGCCCGCTGTGCCCAGTTGCTCGCCCCTGCGGGATGTGTGCTCGTCGAGGTGGAGAACGACCATGCTGCCGACAGTCGTTTCGACTGCACGGTGACCAGTGACGACGGGCACACAAGCGACGCGTTCCCCTGGGCCGAGATCGGCAGTCACGCACTCGCTCACCGCTCGGTCGGTGCAGGCCTGCGCATGGTCGAATCGTGGAGCAGAGACGGCCGGACCTTCTGCCGTCTGGCACCCGCGGTCTGA
- a CDS encoding LCP family protein — MTHHDQPLKHSRRAPQNPFATVGRIALAIIVVLAVSSTSVAAIAVWQTVGRIKPGIQLAQLPGSTGVAVPSVGAIEGEVNLLLVGTDTRTNQGGAFSDSANQDASSGLGNNDVTMLLHVSADHTNATVVSFPRDLMVPVPKCPDPSGDGSSVAATDLAMFNTTLSRGGLSCTVLTVEKMTGLTIPYAAEISFDGVIAMSNAVGGVTVCLATDVTDSFTGLDLKAGNQTLVGDQALAFVRSRHGVGDGSDLGRISNQQVFLSSLMRKITSAGVLTNPLTLYSLANAAVTNMQLSTTLTDPTAMVAIALALKNISLSSMVFVQYPSVTDPDDVNRVIPNKSAALLLNTALQKNQPISLTGGTGVAAEADPSTTSTPTPTPTTAPTSTADTTGTPTGTASPTDAPTPTPSSTIVSLPTSVSGQTAAEQTCTVGNN, encoded by the coding sequence ATGACCCACCACGACCAACCGCTGAAGCACAGCCGGCGCGCCCCACAGAATCCTTTCGCCACCGTCGGCAGAATCGCCCTGGCCATCATCGTCGTTCTCGCGGTGAGCTCGACCTCTGTCGCAGCGATCGCCGTCTGGCAGACCGTCGGCCGCATCAAGCCGGGTATCCAGCTGGCCCAGCTTCCCGGTTCCACCGGCGTCGCCGTGCCGAGCGTCGGGGCCATCGAGGGCGAAGTGAACCTGCTTCTCGTGGGCACCGACACCCGAACGAACCAGGGCGGGGCATTCTCCGACTCCGCCAATCAAGACGCGAGTTCGGGTCTCGGCAACAACGACGTCACCATGCTGCTCCACGTCTCGGCCGACCACACGAACGCGACCGTTGTGAGTTTTCCCCGCGACCTGATGGTGCCCGTACCGAAGTGCCCCGACCCGAGCGGCGACGGTTCGAGCGTCGCGGCGACCGACCTCGCGATGTTCAACACCACGCTGTCACGCGGTGGACTCTCCTGCACCGTGCTCACCGTCGAGAAGATGACAGGGCTCACCATTCCCTACGCCGCGGAGATCAGCTTCGACGGCGTCATCGCCATGTCGAACGCCGTCGGCGGAGTAACCGTCTGCCTCGCCACCGACGTCACGGACTCCTTCACCGGCCTCGACCTGAAGGCCGGAAACCAGACCCTCGTCGGCGACCAGGCTCTGGCCTTCGTGCGCAGTCGCCACGGTGTCGGTGACGGCAGCGACCTCGGGCGCATCAGCAACCAGCAGGTGTTCCTCTCGTCCCTGATGCGCAAGATCACGAGCGCCGGTGTGCTCACGAACCCCCTCACGCTCTACTCCCTCGCCAACGCGGCCGTCACGAACATGCAGCTCTCCACGACGCTCACCGACCCGACCGCCATGGTCGCCATCGCACTGGCACTCAAGAACATCAGCCTCAGCAGCATGGTCTTCGTTCAGTACCCCTCAGTGACAGATCCGGATGACGTGAACCGCGTCATCCCGAACAAATCCGCCGCGCTGCTTCTGAATACGGCACTCCAGAAGAACCAGCCGATCTCCCTGACCGGTGGTACCGGTGTGGCTGCAGAAGCCGATCCGTCGACCACGAGCACGCCGACCCCGACGCCGACCACCGCGCCGACCTCGACGGCCGACACCACCGGCACCCCCACAGGCACCGCTTCGCCGACAGACGCACCCACCCCGACGCCGAGCTCCACAATCGTCTCCCTGCCGACATCGGTCAGCGGCCAGACTGCAGCAGAGCAGACCTGCACGGTCGGCAACAACTAG
- a CDS encoding glycosyltransferase 87 family protein, whose product MPKPAADVVVEGLRSTRSRALTVVLALVLVVMAAATALMVGTFGYFDPAAPAGTTAGATANGQGVVWVTAALWALFAAALVLVRKVPARTAIVLVLAGSAVLSGAALAGPPNTSTDSARYAWDGIVQNEGVSPYAYTPADDALAPFRTSWLFPQVVLDDEGHPQCEGPRIQRTISVPSFTVLCTAINRPQVHTIYPPVAELYFAGVRFVVDPSVEYWPFQVAGALISVAISGLLVLTMLRRRLNPRWAAIWAWSPFVAAEAVTNSHVDALAALLLLAATLLVARSALAEKERRASELDARGGSVSPPRPDAHRWQNFVRSWQVIAGGLLLGLAVAVKLVPVIGAPALLRRHSFAVAIPAVLAFVAVYIPYVAATGIAVIGFLPGYLSEEGYDDGSRFALLSIILPGPAALVIAAVILLVTAVQVWRRTDPANPWLGQVVMIGTTLLVVTPHYSWYALLLVPFIALSGRWEWLAVPAALTAGLLVPTLAVARVSFALAIAVVLAGLAYRTYRQRVYGRAVASAPVR is encoded by the coding sequence GTGCCGAAACCTGCAGCGGATGTCGTCGTCGAAGGCCTACGATCGACCCGTTCGCGCGCGCTCACCGTCGTTCTCGCACTCGTCCTCGTGGTGATGGCCGCCGCCACGGCGTTGATGGTCGGCACCTTCGGATACTTCGACCCTGCCGCCCCGGCAGGAACGACGGCAGGAGCGACGGCGAACGGGCAGGGCGTGGTCTGGGTGACCGCCGCGCTCTGGGCGCTCTTCGCGGCAGCGCTGGTGTTGGTACGGAAGGTGCCGGCACGCACCGCCATCGTTCTCGTTCTCGCCGGCTCTGCCGTGCTGAGCGGGGCAGCGCTGGCAGGCCCACCGAACACCAGCACTGACTCGGCGCGCTACGCGTGGGACGGAATCGTTCAGAACGAGGGTGTCTCGCCCTACGCCTACACACCGGCAGACGACGCCCTCGCTCCCTTTCGCACATCGTGGCTCTTTCCGCAGGTGGTGCTCGACGATGAGGGCCACCCCCAGTGCGAAGGTCCCCGGATTCAACGCACGATCAGCGTGCCCTCCTTCACCGTTCTCTGTACGGCCATCAACCGCCCACAGGTGCACACGATCTACCCGCCGGTGGCCGAGCTGTACTTCGCCGGGGTCCGGTTCGTTGTCGATCCGTCGGTCGAATACTGGCCGTTCCAGGTCGCCGGAGCACTCATCTCGGTTGCCATCTCAGGTCTTCTGGTGCTGACGATGCTCCGTCGGAGACTGAATCCCCGCTGGGCGGCGATCTGGGCGTGGAGCCCGTTCGTCGCAGCCGAAGCTGTCACCAATTCACACGTCGATGCACTGGCCGCCCTCCTGTTGCTCGCAGCGACTCTTCTGGTTGCCCGATCTGCCCTCGCTGAAAAAGAGAGGCGCGCAAGCGAGTTGGATGCCCGGGGTGGGAGTGTCTCCCCACCGCGGCCAGACGCGCACAGATGGCAGAACTTCGTGCGCAGCTGGCAGGTGATCGCTGGCGGACTGCTGCTCGGGCTCGCCGTCGCTGTCAAGCTGGTGCCTGTCATCGGCGCACCTGCCCTCCTTCGCAGGCACTCGTTCGCCGTGGCCATCCCGGCCGTGCTCGCGTTCGTAGCTGTCTACATCCCCTATGTCGCAGCGACAGGAATCGCGGTGATCGGGTTTCTCCCGGGCTATCTCTCTGAGGAGGGCTACGACGACGGAAGTCGCTTCGCCCTGCTGTCGATCATCCTGCCCGGGCCTGCCGCCCTTGTCATCGCTGCAGTGATACTGCTCGTGACGGCGGTACAGGTCTGGCGTCGTACCGACCCAGCCAACCCGTGGCTCGGGCAGGTCGTGATGATCGGCACCACACTGCTGGTGGTGACGCCGCACTACTCCTGGTACGCCCTGCTGCTCGTACCGTTCATCGCACTCAGTGGGCGCTGGGAGTGGCTCGCCGTACCCGCTGCTCTCACCGCAGGGCTGCTTGTACCGACACTTGCCGTTGCCCGGGTCTCATTCGCACTGGCGATCGCCGTCGTTCTGGCCGGTCTGGCCTACCGGACCTACCGCCAGCGCGTGTATGGCCGCGCGGTTGCGTCCGCGCCGGTTCGGTAG
- a CDS encoding ABC transporter substrate-binding protein, whose protein sequence is MPSSLNRTRLIGVTAALAASAFVLAGCSGGSNSTSGATASSITIGTTDKITTLDPAGSYDNGSFAVMNQVFPFLMNSPYGSPDVKPDIAESATFTSPTEYTVKLKSGLKFANGDDLTSSDVKFSFDRQLAIADANGPSSLLGNLASTAAPDATTIVFTLKQPNDQTFAQVLSSPAGPIVDEQVFSPTALTSDQDIVKGNAFAGQYVISSYDFNNTIQYKANPNYQGLLGPAKTATVNVKYYAESANLKLDVQQNNIDVAFRSLSATDIDDLKKNTKVKVVDGPGGEIRYIVFNFNTQPFGSTTAEADPAKALAVRQAVADLIDRDAIATQVYKGTYTPLYSYVPAGLTGATDVLKGLYGDGTGKPSADKAKSTLAAAGVTGKVTLNLQYATEHYGPSSGDEYALIKDQLESSGLFTVNLQSTDYVQYSKDRVKDLYPAYQLGWFPDYSDADNYLTPFFSKENFLANHYDNTAVQDEITQQVGETDQAKRTSEIEDIQAKVAADLSTIPFLQGSQVAVVGSTVNGTSDTLDASFKFRYGALSKG, encoded by the coding sequence ATGCCTTCATCACTGAATCGCACACGACTGATCGGGGTGACCGCGGCTCTCGCTGCGTCCGCCTTCGTGCTTGCCGGCTGCTCCGGCGGTTCGAACAGCACGTCGGGAGCGACGGCGAGCTCGATCACCATCGGCACCACCGACAAGATCACCACGCTCGACCCGGCCGGCTCCTACGACAACGGGTCGTTCGCCGTGATGAACCAGGTCTTCCCGTTCCTGATGAACAGCCCCTACGGCAGCCCGGATGTCAAGCCCGACATCGCCGAATCGGCCACTTTCACCTCCCCGACGGAGTACACCGTCAAGCTCAAGAGCGGCCTGAAGTTCGCCAACGGCGACGATCTCACCTCATCTGACGTCAAGTTCAGCTTCGACCGCCAGCTCGCCATCGCCGATGCCAACGGCCCCTCCTCGCTGCTCGGCAACCTCGCAAGCACCGCAGCACCGGATGCCACGACCATCGTGTTCACCCTGAAGCAGCCCAACGACCAGACCTTCGCGCAGGTGCTCTCGAGCCCGGCAGGCCCCATCGTCGACGAGCAGGTCTTCTCCCCCACCGCACTCACCAGCGACCAGGACATCGTCAAGGGCAACGCCTTCGCGGGCCAGTACGTGATCTCGAGCTACGACTTCAACAACACCATCCAGTACAAGGCGAACCCCAACTACCAGGGCCTGCTCGGGCCAGCCAAGACAGCGACGGTCAACGTCAAGTACTACGCAGAGTCGGCGAACCTCAAGCTCGACGTGCAGCAGAACAACATCGACGTGGCATTCCGCAGCCTGTCGGCCACTGACATCGACGACCTCAAGAAGAACACCAAGGTCAAGGTCGTGGACGGCCCCGGCGGCGAGATCCGCTACATCGTCTTCAACTTCAACACGCAGCCCTTCGGTTCGACCACAGCAGAAGCCGATCCTGCGAAGGCGCTCGCTGTTCGCCAGGCCGTCGCCGACCTCATCGACAGGGATGCGATCGCCACGCAGGTCTACAAGGGCACCTACACCCCTCTCTACTCCTACGTTCCCGCAGGGCTCACCGGCGCGACCGATGTGCTGAAGGGCCTCTACGGTGACGGAACGGGCAAGCCGAGTGCAGACAAGGCGAAGTCGACACTCGCTGCAGCCGGCGTCACCGGCAAGGTGACACTGAACCTGCAGTACGCCACCGAGCACTACGGCCCATCATCAGGTGACGAGTACGCACTCATCAAGGACCAGCTGGAATCGAGCGGTCTGTTCACCGTGAACCTCCAGTCGACGGACTACGTGCAGTACTCGAAGGACCGCGTCAAAGACCTGTACCCGGCATACCAGCTCGGCTGGTTCCCGGACTACTCCGACGCAGACAACTACCTGACGCCGTTCTTCTCGAAGGAAAACTTCCTCGCGAACCACTACGACAACACCGCGGTACAAGACGAGATCACCCAGCAGGTGGGCGAGACCGACCAGGCCAAGCGCACCTCTGAGATCGAAGACATCCAGGCCAAGGTCGCGGCCGACCTGTCCACCATCCCGTTCCTGCAGGGTTCGCAGGTGGCCGTCGTCGGCTCGACCGTGAACGGGACCTCCGACACGCTCGACGCCTCGTTCAAGTTCCGTTACGGCGCCCTCTCCAAGGGCTGA
- a CDS encoding ABC transporter permease, which yields MTATVSTVGSEAPGSPTPGTSAVSPRSKSAGGGLGRYIVVRFLLIIPTIFILVTLVFFLMRSTGDPITAALGGRLSGAQLQERIHAAGYDRPILVQYFEYLGQIVTGNFGTSISDNRPITTILLTYGVATLELAFYALIVAFIVGIPLGMLAAYHRDKGQDAALRVFAILCYATPVFFAGILLKLVFSVWLNVLPVAGRASTSSELAMQFLPNKTGIYLIDAFQTGDPAVIADVLSHAVLPAITLGLLTAGIFLRLVRTNVIGTLSTDYVDAARSRGVSEYRLVRKHAYKPALIPIITVIGLQIALLLGGAVLTESTFEWKGLGFQLAQYLAARDFVAVQGIVALLAVIVALTNFIVDVIAALIDPRVRY from the coding sequence ATGACAGCGACCGTATCGACCGTGGGCTCCGAGGCACCCGGCTCCCCCACGCCCGGCACCTCGGCCGTCAGCCCGCGGTCCAAATCAGCGGGTGGTGGGCTCGGGCGCTACATCGTCGTGCGCTTCCTGCTGATCATCCCGACGATCTTCATCCTTGTCACGCTCGTCTTCTTCCTGATGCGCTCGACAGGCGACCCGATCACGGCCGCCCTCGGTGGCCGCCTGAGCGGCGCGCAGCTCCAGGAACGGATCCACGCCGCGGGCTACGACCGGCCCATCCTGGTGCAGTACTTCGAATACCTCGGCCAGATCGTCACCGGCAACTTCGGAACGAGCATCAGCGACAACCGACCGATCACGACAATTCTGCTGACCTATGGCGTCGCCACCCTCGAGCTGGCGTTCTACGCCCTCATCGTCGCCTTCATCGTCGGCATTCCCCTGGGAATGCTCGCGGCCTACCACCGCGACAAGGGACAGGACGCCGCGCTCCGCGTCTTCGCCATCCTCTGCTACGCGACGCCGGTGTTCTTCGCCGGCATCCTTCTCAAACTGGTCTTCTCGGTGTGGCTGAACGTTCTGCCGGTGGCCGGCCGGGCATCCACAAGCTCAGAGCTTGCGATGCAGTTCCTGCCCAACAAGACCGGCATCTACCTGATCGATGCCTTCCAGACCGGTGACCCGGCCGTCATCGCCGACGTTCTGAGCCACGCCGTCCTGCCAGCCATCACCCTCGGACTTCTCACGGCGGGCATCTTTCTCCGGCTGGTTCGAACAAACGTCATCGGAACGCTTTCGACCGACTATGTCGATGCGGCTCGCTCCCGAGGTGTGAGCGAGTACCGGCTCGTGCGAAAGCACGCCTACAAGCCGGCGCTGATCCCGATCATCACCGTGATCGGGCTGCAGATCGCCCTGCTGCTCGGCGGTGCCGTGCTCACCGAGTCGACCTTCGAATGGAAGGGCCTCGGCTTCCAGCTCGCCCAGTACCTTGCGGCGAGAGACTTCGTCGCTGTGCAGGGCATCGTCGCACTGCTGGCGGTGATCGTCGCGCTGACCAACTTCATCGTCGACGTCATCGCCGCGCTGATCGACCCGAGGGTGAGGTACTGA
- a CDS encoding DUF2064 domain-containing protein, producing the protein MLTIIVIAKECLPGRVKTRLTPELSFEQAAAVASASLADTLDVVRALPATRRILAFDGRPAHAPAEAQGFEIIPQVEGDLSERLAAIFDQCAGPTLLVGMDTPQVDRSVLEPALGDWSGELDAWFGFATDGGFWALALAEPDGSLIRGVPMSQADTGRIQLERLLDAGLRVKLLPVLSDVDTVGDAAEVAEIAPDGRFAEAVARAFADNLVGAHRAAAA; encoded by the coding sequence ATGCTCACGATCATCGTCATCGCCAAGGAGTGCCTTCCCGGCAGGGTCAAGACCCGGCTCACGCCCGAACTCTCTTTCGAGCAGGCCGCCGCCGTGGCATCCGCGAGCCTTGCTGACACTCTCGACGTGGTGCGCGCTCTGCCCGCGACACGGAGGATTCTGGCCTTCGACGGCCGACCAGCCCATGCACCCGCCGAGGCGCAAGGTTTCGAGATCATTCCCCAGGTCGAAGGCGACCTGTCAGAGAGGCTGGCCGCGATCTTCGACCAGTGCGCTGGCCCAACCCTGCTGGTCGGGATGGACACTCCCCAGGTCGATCGAAGCGTGCTTGAACCGGCCCTCGGCGATTGGAGTGGCGAACTCGACGCCTGGTTCGGTTTCGCGACGGACGGCGGGTTCTGGGCCCTCGCCCTGGCTGAGCCCGACGGTTCCCTGATCCGCGGTGTACCGATGTCGCAGGCGGACACCGGGCGTATACAGCTCGAGCGTCTTCTCGATGCCGGGCTTCGCGTCAAGCTCCTGCCCGTGCTGAGCGACGTCGACACGGTCGGCGACGCCGCAGAGGTGGCAGAGATCGCGCCTGACGGGCGATTCGCCGAGGCTGTCGCCCGAGCATTCGCAGACAACCTGGTCGGCGCACATCGCGCTGCCGCGGCCTGA
- a CDS encoding ABC transporter permease produces the protein MLVAGLILTAVFIVCAVFAQWIAPYGFAQLRGPDGPFGAQLPPSPEHIWGTTVGGYDVFSRVIWGAQTALEVMVVAVILSIFAGVLLGLVSGYFGGWLDRILVVLADAIYAFPSLLLAIVMSIVISGGQSSLYGGILAAAISITVVYIPQYFRVIRAETVRIKGEAFVESAKVMGASNTRIMVRHVLRNSTRTLPLIFTLNASEAVLTLAGLGFLGFGIEPTSAAEWGYDLNKSLSDVTSGIWWTAVFPGLAIVLSVLGVTLVGESLNDLADPRLRGRRAVAAAAGDIAQTSVVPGGPLEAGPGGLSGLEGGGAFDDNAEAVHVDDGRES, from the coding sequence ATGCTCGTGGCCGGCCTGATTCTCACTGCAGTCTTCATCGTGTGCGCCGTCTTCGCCCAATGGATCGCACCCTACGGTTTCGCGCAACTGAGAGGCCCCGACGGCCCCTTCGGTGCCCAGCTGCCCCCGAGCCCCGAGCACATCTGGGGCACCACGGTGGGTGGGTACGACGTGTTCTCCCGGGTCATCTGGGGAGCGCAGACGGCGCTCGAGGTGATGGTGGTAGCGGTCATCCTCTCGATCTTCGCCGGGGTGCTTCTGGGACTCGTCTCCGGGTACTTCGGCGGCTGGCTCGACCGGATTCTCGTCGTTCTGGCAGACGCGATCTATGCCTTTCCGTCGCTGCTGCTCGCGATCGTGATGTCGATCGTGATCTCCGGAGGCCAGTCGAGCCTGTACGGCGGTATTCTCGCTGCCGCCATCTCGATCACCGTCGTCTACATTCCGCAGTATTTCCGCGTGATCCGCGCGGAGACGGTGCGCATCAAGGGCGAGGCCTTCGTCGAGTCGGCCAAGGTCATGGGCGCTTCGAACACGCGCATCATGGTGCGCCACGTGCTCCGCAACTCCACCAGAACGCTTCCGCTCATCTTCACGCTCAACGCCTCTGAAGCCGTTCTCACACTCGCGGGCCTCGGCTTTCTCGGCTTCGGCATCGAACCGACCTCTGCCGCAGAATGGGGTTACGACCTCAACAAATCGCTCTCTGATGTGACGAGCGGCATCTGGTGGACCGCCGTGTTCCCCGGGCTTGCCATCGTGCTGTCGGTGCTCGGCGTCACGCTCGTCGGCGAAAGCCTGAACGACCTGGCCGACCCGCGCCTCCGCGGTCGCCGTGCCGTGGCCGCTGCCGCCGGCGACATCGCCCAGACCTCGGTCGTTCCCGGAGGTCCGCTCGAAGCGGGCCCCGGCGGGCTCAGCGGGCTCGAGGGCGGCGGCGCTTTCGACGACAACGCCGAAGCAGTGCACGTCGACGATGGGCGGGAGTCATGA
- a CDS encoding molybdopterin-dependent oxidoreductase, with the protein MRWVLLNMQRAVAAPTRNPRLAVVIGRLLASAFLICFATGLYSHFLQEPLPWMHFATTPAQLYQFSQGLHITAGIACFPLILGKLYTVFPKLFETPAITGLGSVLERASIALFVGASLVEITIGLLNTFQFYPWPFGFREVHFALSFVIIGSLAIHIGVKLPIIARYWRRRDGYAPELSFTVDEQAAMDAPLIDALPPRVAAVPGARAVSGVTGRIFAWLDGPAPSAESESAGSESPESVSSGSVSSGALSSHQPHPVGRRAFLATIGTGVAAVVVLTAGQSFAWLSPFNAFAPRVKGIGPQAVPINRTAAAAQVTDTAMNPDWALSVSNGSQTLSFTRAELLALPQTTVDLPISCVEGWSQMATWRGVRLSDLVAKVVGNDSAAGSRALRITSLEKEGGYRVTQMGSEYVSDSSTLVALELNGETLDIDHGFPARMIAPGRPGVLQTKWLSTLEVLR; encoded by the coding sequence ATGAGATGGGTGCTGTTGAACATGCAACGTGCGGTCGCCGCACCCACCCGCAACCCCCGGTTGGCTGTCGTCATCGGTCGCCTGCTCGCCAGCGCCTTTCTGATCTGCTTCGCGACGGGCCTCTACAGCCACTTCCTGCAGGAGCCGCTGCCGTGGATGCACTTCGCCACCACCCCTGCCCAGCTCTACCAGTTCAGCCAGGGCCTGCACATCACCGCAGGAATCGCGTGCTTCCCCCTGATTCTCGGGAAGCTGTACACGGTCTTTCCGAAACTCTTCGAGACCCCCGCGATCACTGGCCTCGGGTCAGTGCTGGAACGGGCATCCATCGCCCTCTTCGTGGGTGCGTCGCTGGTGGAGATCACGATCGGCCTTCTCAACACCTTTCAGTTCTACCCGTGGCCGTTCGGTTTTCGCGAGGTGCACTTCGCGCTCTCGTTCGTGATCATCGGTTCACTGGCCATTCACATCGGTGTCAAGCTGCCGATCATCGCGCGTTACTGGCGGCGGCGTGACGGTTACGCGCCAGAGCTGTCGTTCACCGTCGACGAGCAAGCCGCGATGGATGCTCCGCTCATCGACGCGCTGCCCCCTCGTGTGGCTGCGGTGCCCGGCGCCCGTGCCGTCTCAGGGGTCACCGGGCGGATCTTCGCGTGGCTCGATGGGCCGGCCCCATCCGCTGAATCAGAATCCGCTGGGTCAGAATCCCCTGAATCGGTATCCTCTGGATCGGTATCCTCTGGGGCCTTGTCTTCGCACCAACCGCACCCCGTCGGGCGCCGAGCTTTTCTCGCGACGATCGGCACCGGGGTCGCGGCCGTCGTGGTGCTGACAGCGGGGCAGTCGTTCGCGTGGCTGAGCCCGTTCAATGCTTTCGCTCCTCGGGTCAAAGGCATCGGGCCGCAGGCCGTGCCGATCAACCGGACGGCTGCCGCCGCTCAGGTCACCGATACGGCGATGAACCCGGACTGGGCGCTCAGCGTCTCGAACGGCTCGCAGACCCTCAGCTTCACTCGCGCCGAGCTGTTGGCTCTGCCGCAGACCACGGTCGACCTCCCCATCTCGTGTGTGGAGGGGTGGAGCCAGATGGCCACCTGGCGGGGCGTGCGCCTCAGTGACCTGGTCGCGAAGGTGGTCGGCAATGACTCCGCGGCCGGCAGCCGGGCGCTCAGGATCACGAGCCTCGAAAAGGAAGGCGGGTATCGCGTGACCCAGATGGGGTCGGAGTACGTCAGTGACTCCAGCACGCTGGTCGCCCTCGAACTGAACGGCGAGACCCTCGACATCGATCATGGTTTCCCGGCACGAATGATCGCCCCCGGGCGGCCCGGTGTTCTGCAGACGAAGTGGCTGAGCACACTGGAGGTGCTGCGATGA